The window AACACAATCTGTTGTCTTTTTATGATCTGTAAGTTTAGATAAATACTTCTCCTCTGAATCTTTGGTATCACAGGTGTTTATAAAGCTTATTGCTTGTCATGTTGAATGTAGACTTAGTTAAATGTCCTTCTCTCTATTGTACTGTGTTCAGAGGAGGTGTATCTAGTGGAATATTACAGCGTAAAGTTTGCATAAAGTCATGTGATACAATGGGGTGCAGCCACTACAGAGGGAAACATTTTTGTATACAGGCTTGTACTAATCAGTCATCTAGCCTCCTAGTGGGACCACAGTTTATAACAATGTGTGGAGTTTATCTGTCATTAGATCATCAGAAGCTTAGCCAGTAGCTTAGCAAGAGGACTTTCCCAGTGTGTTCCCTGTGTACAAGGGCTTGATAATCATTAGTGATCATTTCACCCTGTGTTAATAAATTCACCTAACTACATGAATGTAGGTTGGAGGTGATTGTTGTGTTATAGTAGGCCTTAGTAGACCTTCAAAGAAGGGAAATGTGCTGATCTAATACAGGACTGCTATCAGCTTTCATGATGCCCAGATATTCTGGCTATGTCCTGTGGGGACATAAGATAGAAgatattgtaaatatttgtcAGTGGTACTGACAAATGTGCAAACATGTGGATGAATATAAATGCTTGTTCTTGTAGCTGTAATTACGGTCTGGGTTGAAACTTGTTTAAATAacactacacacaaacatttttgacaggAGGAGGATTTTTGTATATGCACCACCAAGAACCTCAGTTACACATAATTTGTATCTGCAGGCGTTTGTCATCAAAAGGGGATTAGATGAACAAAGAAAGATGTCCAGTAGAATTGGGGTTAGGCCATGATCCAACATCGATTGGGTGGGTtggatttttgtatttgtttttagattCTTTTGTTTAAATCCCTAGGATAGAAAgtggtttctgttttattttttatttttattttttgtttgtttttgtacagtttgaCCACTGCCCCCTAGTGCAGTGTTTGCACTATATGCAACTATGTAGGGAGGCACCTGAGCAACAGTGTGCACACAAAATCCTTATGTGTTAACAGGCGTACATATGTTTTTCTCAGGCTTAGGTTAGTGCAAGTTTGGGGCTGTCCAAGAGAAGCCCTGCTCAGACTTTTTACCACAGAAGACTAATTTTATAATTTGTATTTGGTCTAAAACCAATGCCCAATAACCTATGAAAAAATCTGTTTGCACCCCTGCCAGGTGATTTGATACACAGGAGGCTAATTTTAGTTAACGTCTCAAATAACAATATGGCCTTGGTCAATGCTGTAAGTGAATAACAGATCAATTTCAATTTGGTGTACATTTAAAAGCCAGGGGCTTTTGAATTGGCTTTTCTGCTCCAGTGTCATCTAAATGCATGTGAGGTTATGAGGTAATGGTTTGGGAGAGGGATTGAGGTATAAATTTAGCAGCAGTCAGGTGGACTGTTGCAATTATGTTGAAGATTATTTAGCCAGTCTATCTATGTAAGTGGTGATGTGAGCTTCACACATGTTCACCAATACAAATAAAAGCTCAAATCAGTGCTTGGCTTAAAAgccatgtttttcttcatttatagTGACTTACACATGTCATTTTGTCCTTTTAAAGTATGCTGtactttgtcattttaaaatactgccAGGTCTTAAGATCTTGTTTACAGTGTGGTGAGAGTCCATTAGCCAGGCCTTGGAAAACTGCCTAGATAAAAGCTTGATATAAAATGGAGATAATGAGGGATGCTCAtgtaaaataatagaaatatgaCCATTTGTTTGTCCTGGTAGTTGAAGGTGTCACTCActctgtgttggtgtgtgctctctgtgtttgtgccaGTATTATCATTATCCTCCCTGTAGATCCGTTGAGCCAGGCTCGTAAATGTCACTATGATTGGTGTCGCACTGTAGCTTGGCTGCGCAtcaagagacagacaggaggatcCATGCCCAGCGTCTCAGCCAATCACTCTGAAGGGGTGGAGTCCATTTCTTTTGGTTAGCAGCCAATAAGTCGGTTGCAGATATCCATGTATTTAAATGAGTCTGAAGGGGGGTCCAGGGGGCAGCTTGGCTGTGAGTTTGCTTCTAAGTGACAGGCCAGTGGCTGACCAGACcctgtatatacatacacacacacacacacacacacacacacacacacacacacacacacacacacacacacacacacactgtcggGAAGGAGGGATGTCAGCTCTTGTAGTGTGCATAGTGGAATCAAAACCAGTTTGTGGCCAGGCTGTGGATGACCCACCACCTGTCTCCCGCAGGGTGAGCTCGGAGCGTAGGAAGGAGAAGTCGAGGGATGCAGCACGATGCCGGCGTGGGAAGGAGTCGGAGGTGTTCTACGAGCTGGCCCAGGAGCTGCCTCTGCCCCACAGCATCAGCTCCAGCCTGGACAAGGCGTCAATAATGAGGCTCACCATCAGCTACCTGCGTATGAGAAAACTGCTCAGCACTGGTCAGTATCTGTAGTTGTTCTACCTATCAGTGGACAGTTTAGCTTGAggcacatttgtatttttttttttttttatttagttctgGACTCCCAGTGATAATTAAATTGTGCAGCAATTTTCATTATTATCTTAGAGGCAGCTTGACAATGGATGGTTTTGATAATGATACtaacttttaattaatttttttttttcactgtggttagccacaattaaaataatgtaaaggATCTTTTGGAGGAAGGAAAACCCTAAAGAGAGTGAAAGGAAAAAGTGACAGTTTATGCAGAGGAAAACTGCAGAAAACAGTGATAGATGGTTAAACACTGAGTCAGCTGCTCTAAGAAATCGACTCAGACATGCACAGATATAGATCCCTTTGCAGACATATCTGTgggtacagtgtgtgtttcctctgtgtCGCAGTGTCCTGCTCTGCAAACATGTTCTTTGGACAGCAGAGAGATTAGAGTTTAGATGTCCTGTGCCTCATTTCTTCttgctcttcttttctttccctaCCTTCCTTTATCTCTATCATCCCCTCTCTATCTCCTCCAGATGAGCCAATGGCAGAGGAAGAAACAGAGCTTGATGTCCAACTAAACAGCTCCTACTTAAAGGCTCTGGAAGGCTTTCTCATGGTGCTGTCCGAAGACGGAGATATGATCTATCTCTCCGAGAATGTCAACAAGTGCCTTGGGCTGGCACAGGTAGGTCTGATTTGACCTGCTGTGTGTCAGCATTAAAGAGAACATGAGTCAAAAGCAGGAGAGTTTAAGCCAAGAACATTATTGTGTTTCCAATGTTatacaacagacatttttaaatatggtTATTGTTAAGTTTTTACAGTACTGCTTAATAAACAGACACAAGTCACCACACAATGTCTACTATGGACAACTATAAACTGCTGCATGTACATGGTAAAAAGGCTTACATTCTGTCCTCACTCTTTCCGCTGCAGTTTGACCTGACTGGACACAGTGTATTTGACTTCATACATCCCTGTGAccaggaggagctgagggagaTGCTGGTCCACAGAACAGGTGAGGGACAACAACAGTGAACAGTGTAACATTATGAGACCTCACTATTGGACAGAGATGGGCACACACAAGCAGTCTGTCAGGTCTGCCAATGATCCAATCAGCAGGGAGTTCAGTTCACTCTAAGCTGGCAGATTCAGACTAGGGAGCTGTCAGAACAACTTATCATTTTCCCACTTCAGTCCTGAGGTCAAAGTGATTAGAGCTGGCTAGTGTTGGACTTCAATGACCTTTCACTCAGCATTACTGGAACAGTATGCTACATAATTTACTGTTTAGCTTGCACAACAGAATTTAGCCTTGCTTTGTGTCAGTGAATTGagtttgtttactgttttgtaTCATTTCCAATGGGTTAAATTAAGTTTCCCAGTAGAATTTTCAAGTGAAATTCATTAAGCTAAAATTTTCCACTgcttccctctgaaatgtgcttcataaaataatttatcaatGCATGCTAATTTGAAGCCACCTTTGCTTTTTCTGCTAGGCATTGCACTTCAGCACACTGATATTATCTCAGCTATAACGGCTGGTGACTCCACTTCATGTCTCCTCACATGCAAATGTGAACTGTTGGCAGTTGGCAAaagtttataataaaataaaactgaaataaagaaaaaaattaaatggagACAGTTGTAAATGCTAATGGTTGACATTGAAATGACGGCATAAGAAGCTAGTTTCCCCTTTAAAACTGTGTCGCTCTTCCTGCTCATGTGATTTCAGGCTCCAAAAAGGCCAAGGAACcaaacacagagcgcagcttCTTCCTCCGAATGAAATGCACTCTCACAAGCAGAGGCCGCACTGTCAATGTCAAATCAGCTACATGGAAGGTAGGTTGTAGTGGATTCAGTGAAGAAATGTTCTctcagaaatgtatcaaaaacgGTATGGTAACAACAGCTGATAAGTAACAATGTAATTATTACTGTTATCTTTAACAGTACACAAACTAGAAAGATACAGACTGCATTATAGTCTACATCAGCAGTAATCCAATAACCTAATGTGCAGAGGAAATAGATCATCATACTAGTCTTGATACAAATTAAACCATCAATATCTGTGAAAACCTACATTAGATGTAGCCCTTACTTGTATGTTGAGTAAGCACGATGGAAATTTTGGAACTCAAATAATTAACCAACCAAATGTAATgaacttaaaaaataatttaattgatttaaagaTTATTTATCTGTAAAGCCCTTAATCACAAGTTTATCTCAAAGTACCTGAATTCTTGTAActcttgaaatgtgttttatatgtcACATTTCCTCTGTCACATTAAAGTATAGTATAGAATCAATGCAAATAATCAATATCTGTAGGCTAAATTTCATATTAGCATATCATAACTGAGGACATTTCATAGGCATCTGAATTTAATTTTGTCACCTAATAGACACGAGGAGATAGTTttcttttatgtaaaaataataatggacAAGGAAGACAAAGTTTTGATTTTGGTCACACAAAATAATCTCATGCAACCATACAATTATACAATTATTGGTGCAGCCCTAATAGCAGCTGTTGTCAATATCTGAATACATGTATTTATCTACTTATGTCTGATTATTTGTGTGCTTTATTAGGAACGGTTTTACTATCCTTGgggtctgtaaataataataaaagtgttGTGACCCTCTTGTTGTCTCTTTAGGTGCTCCACTGCTCAGGTCATGTCCGTGTATATGACAGCCACACTGAGCAGACTCCCAACGGGCAAAAGGAGCCACCTGTCCCGTACCTGGTTTTGATCTGTGACCCCATCCAACACCCCTCTAACATTGAGGTCCCTCTGGATACCAAGACCTTCCTCAGCCGCCATACGATGGACATGAAGTTCACGTATTGTGACGAGAGGTGAGTCTACCCATTTGAGTGAATATTATATGCTTAAAAAGCTTAACAATCAAACATGATTCACCTTCTTAAGCCACCGGTGTAGTACTTTTCATTAGCTTATTCTGCCAAAACTCTAACTAGCATAGTCACACAAAGCCACCTAGTGTCCAGTGTAGATAATACAGAAGCCTAGTCTCCAAACCCCCCCGTGTTGATGAAAGAATTGATTTTTTCCTCATGTCCAGGATCACTGAGCTCATGGGTTATGATCCAGAGGACCTGTTGAATCGTTCTGTGTATGAGTACTATCATGCTCTGGACTCGGACCATCTTACCAAGACTCACCACAACTGTAAGCATGAACACCAAGAGTGCACAGAGCTTAAATTAAAACCTGTTCttaaatcaacaacaaattCCAGCTGTTGTTTTTGCCAAACCTTTACCCAATTGTTTAAATCTATCTTTTCTAATTTTCCCTCTTTGCTCGTAGTGTTTGCAAAGGGCCAAGTCAGCACAGGCCAGTACCGGATGTTAGCCAAGAGAGGAGGCTTTGTGTGGGTGGAAACCCAAGCCACTGTCATCTACAACAACAAGAACTCCCAGCCACAGTGTGTTGTCTGTGTCAACTTTGTGCTCAGGTACTATAAATGCTCTTCAAAGAGTCAGTATTTACAGAAGAGATTGTAAAGTAAAACCGGTCGGTTTGCTTTATTTCCTCAAGTGAAGTGAGATAGTTGAAGAACTGGCATGTACAAAATAGATAGATTACAGACATTGGTCTTGTGATcttgttgttattttcaaaatCTTCAGTAAACTGAATCTTAACATCTGCCTAACTCTGTTACAGTGGCATCCAGGAGGAGAAAGTGATCTTGTCTCTGGAGCAGACTGAGGATGTGAAGCCGGTgaaggaggagcagcaggaggaacaAAAGGCTGTAGTCGAGAGCAGCCAGCCCGACATGTCTCCAACCCcgctgaaggaggaggagggggtggaggaagaggaggagaagggccCAGAGGTGGATGTGATCAAACTGTTCACTCAGGCGGTAGAGGCCCAGCCGCTGGCTAGCCTGTATGACCAGCTGAAGGAAGAGCCTGAGGCCCTCACCCTGCTGGCCCCAGCTGCCGGAGACACAATCATCTCCTTGGACTTCAGCTGTCCTGGTTCGTGGCCTCATATACACACTCTTAAACTTCTCCACAGCATAATCAGAGTTTATACCCTGGGTGATTAAAACCATTCTAACATCCCTCTGGCGTCTGGTACAGATTCAGAGATCCAGCTGCTGAAGGATGTCCCTCTCTACAATGATGTAATGCTTCCCTCCACCAGTGACAAGCTGGCTCTGCCTCTTTCCCCTCTGCCGCCCAGCGAGCCTCTCCATGTCACCATCACCACCTCTGAGAATACAAAAGCCGGGAGCTATGTTCCAGCTCCGTCCACTACACCGACCAGCTCCTCAGAGGTAAGACCTgaattattgtcattttgcaGTAtagacaataatataataataataataataataataataataataataatatatagaCAATTGTCCACTCACTAACGTACTGATAATGGAATGACTTTTCACTGCTCTTCTCTTAAGGCTGACAGTCCGCTGGACTTTTGTTTCCCCATGGACTCAGATATGAGCTCAGATTTCAAACTAGACTTGGTGGAGAAGCTGTTTGCCATTGATACAGAGCCCAAGACCCCCTTCACCACACAGGTAATAATGCCAGGAGATACTGTGgattttactgcattttaatttaaatcaagTTCCTTGTTGATCTAATACAGTAAAAAGTTCACTGTATTCTGATTCATTAAACCTTTTTTCTCCCCTTAAGGCAATGGAAGACTTAGATCTGGAGATGTTAGCTCCCTACATCCCCATGGACGATGACTTTCAGCTGCGTGGTCTGACCCCAGAGGAGCCTCTATCTTGTGGACCAGTCAAATCCCTTCAGAGTTCTCCAGTCCACATCACACAGGACATCCACAGCTATCCCAGCTCCCCATTCAGCTCACCAGGCAGTCGCACAGCTTCCCCAGTACCACCTGAGCCAGTAAATGCCCTTCATCTTGCTACCATAATTGCCAAGAGGTAAAGTCTCCCAAGCGCTCCATATTTATTGCTTTATCATATTGTCAATTTTTGGGTTAGCTAACCACTATTGTTGTGCTGCAGGACCCCACAGCTGGACAAAGAAGTCTCGCTCAGGACTCTGGCAGCTCAGAACACACAGCGCAAAAGAAAACTGGGTGACATAAAAGAGTTGTTTGGACAGGTAAGTCCTCAACATTCAGACATGGTTTAAAGATCTTACGTCATATTTACAGATGGAGAGTTTGAATATCTGGTGATTTTCCCAGGGAACTCTGCCCCAGGAACAACTGGAGCAGGGCAAAAAGTTGAAGGCCTCAGAGTCAGGAACAACCAGGACCATACttctgctgccttcaggtgaACAAACTAGATCTGCGGTAAATACTTTAGACTGTCGCCTGAAATGAAACATCAACAGAATGATAACTCTAAGTACCTTGTTCTCTCTTAGATTTGGCGAGTCGTCTGTTGGGCAGCACGTCAGAGGGCACCAGCTCCCTCTTCACCCTGCCGCAGCTCACCCGCGATGACTGCGAGGTCAACGCCCCCTTACAGGGTCGTCAGTGCCTGCTGCAGGGGGAGGAGCTGCTGCGCGCTCTGGACCACGTCAACTGAGTCAATGCTTAGCCTGCTCACTGCTGAACTAGACTGGACACTACAATTTCTCCCTCATATTGTCACTTCCTCTCCaagacaccccccccccccaacccacCTAACCACACCCCACTGCCCCTTATTTATGTATCTGTATGAGTTTGGCTGCTGTTTGTGCACATCATGTGATATCTGCAGCATTCCACCGTGACAAACACCATAGCAGCATCTAGGTTTTGGTGCCAGGGATTCAGGCATCATGAGATGTCCAATTGTCGTTTTTtcgttttgtttctctcttctgGGGAGTCTCTCAGCACACAGCGCCTCAACAGATGACCCTTTTCCAGCAGGTCACCACAGAACCAGGCGCTACTGCCAGCAGTGTATTGTAAGCTTCAGTCGcacaatttatattttcttaaaaagaaattattacCAGCAATATATATTAAGCCTTTTTAAAGTcgttttaatgggatttgaacaattttatttttcctcccaTTCTTGTATGTTGTAGTACTCGTACCTAACAAGATGTCTTTAGTCCATAAGTATGAACATATTGTTAAACCTTAGGTGGTTTGAATGTTATCTCCATTTAATGGTTATCAGTCTTTGAGGTAATGCATTTAATTGTGTAGCAGTCCAGTACATGtcactttattattttactgtgtgtgcgtTACTGTACATTTACCAGGGAAATTTGAATTTACTTAGTATGGCTTCACAGCTTTGACTCTTACTCTCAAAATGAAATCTTTTGTTTGCATCTCATCATGGATTGGCATTTTTCTCTTAACATGAAGTGAattcatgttttggtttttactaTGTGTGACATTCTCAGTCTGTTAAAATAAGTGGGATCTCAACAATTCAAATTTTACTTGTGTGATCATTATCATCACAGTAGCATTCGTGAGTTGTCAAACTTGTTTTCTCAGTTAATGGTAGTCAGTTTAATACCATTGATCCATGCTTCTTGTTGCTGTCTAACATTAAATGGCTTTAATAAAGTACATTGTTTCAGGTTTCATTAACTTGCGATTTACAGACACTGTATTTTAGGCTGTAGAAACCCAATTCATTACATAAAATGTAATCATTGCTACTTTGCCAAGTAATAAGAAACAAAGCATTTTGCAGAGGTAGAAAACTCATTTTGTTAATGTACTCAGAGAAACGTGGTAATAAATACTGGACTGTATCCATTTGAGTCTTCAGGTGCTAGCAGGTTCAAGACGATTCAAACAGTTTGAATTTGAGAAATGACGTTGAACTCATTGTGTAGTTTAACAGCCATCAGCCAAGTAGAGAAAACATGTTTCAGAGAAGTTTAATACCAGGCAATACTTGAACTGATAAAATATGTCTACcgttcataaaaaaaaaaaaaaaaaaagtattcaactgcaaacacattttcatctgaCCAGTCTATCAGGTTTCACAGTTTTCTTGTCTTGTGTACATGAACTAATCATGTGGCCATCTGTCGATCAGGCTAATGTGACGTTAAGAAATGAAATTGTGCGGTTAGGTGTCACTCTGTGAACTCTGGAGTCATTTGGAGTCTAAGCACCTCATGTCCTCTCTGCACCACCATGTTGATTTTGTCGCTGCTGCGGACGGCCTGATAGATCTCCTCTGAGGTGTTCACCTTCACTCCGTTAATCTCCACCACGATGTCTCCTGGTAGCATGCCAGCTCTGAAATTACATTACTGTGGGTTAGCAGTAACATATACAAGCTAAATTCCTTACCTACTATATTAACAATGTCCATGCAACATGGACATAAAAACATACTTGAGGTTTCCTGCACAACTTGCAGGATGAATTCCATTTATAATACATATGCATATTATATAATACCATGTTTGAATGTCAATATTTATCCGAATCAGTTCTAAAAAATATTACTTAGCAGAAAATGTGCATTTGGGTCATTGTACTACCTGGCTAACTTGGATTAACAACTTAAAAAGCACTACgttaacacattttcatgacGATTCAAAATGATATCTATTCAATTTCAAGGTTTACGTGAATATGGAAATGCTCTTTACTGTTTCAATTGCAAgtatagcaaaaaaaaaaaaaaaaaaaacatttcaacctTCACAAAAAAACTTCCTACATGTTTGTAGGAAGTTTAAAAAATATCCTGCAATGTCTGTAAATTCTACATAGCAGCCTCATTTAAGTTTGTATCAGCAATACAACCCCCAATACATGCATGATATAAATATTCAGTGGCCGAAGGTGAAACAACACCTCCAATACTGTGAAACTTCGAGAGCAAGAATGATCAGTCACCACCCATACACAGTCACAATCACTTGGTCTGCTTACTTGTTGGCCGGGGAGCCCATGATCACTCTGTGAATCAGGATGCCGTGTGTCACATCTGGGAAGGATGGGTCTCTCAACTTCAACTCTGCAATGATGCTGAAGCAAAGGGACAAAATAGACACACGTGGTTGTAGATGCAGTGGTGCCAGCTCTGCTGTAACTACACTTCATTCAGTTTTACTGCAGGCATTTCTGATTGTGAAGCATTTACCTTGGTGTCAGCGTCAGCATCATTACACCAATGTACCGCCGCTTCGTCTCCGACTCACCAAACCAAGAATCTTGAAGAAGATGCACAAAAACGGgatgtttaaaaataatgtcTTTAACAGTCGGACATTACAGAGAATATGGAAGACGGAGAAACGGTGTGATGTGTAGCTTTTGATTCTTAGCCTGttcttactctttttttttgctgcttgatCAAGAAAAAGCCTCAGGCGATCGGATGGAATAGCAAAGGAGATCCCTGCAGTGACCTTCATGGTGTTTATACCGATGACTTCACCATCCTAATTAGAggagaaataacacattcagaTAAGGTGTTGTGCACCAATAATGTTATTTGGCTGCCAAAGTCCAGTAACGTCAATCTGAGTCAATAAATGCAGTTTTAGTCCTACTGTTCTCTCGTATTAAAgaaattttagttttattccAGTTGCTAGGAAGataaatttaaacttttataatattttatgagTTTAAGTGTTATACTAATAACACATCATCCCCACACAAAAAGTCAGTTTACATATCCTGTAACAACAGATAAAAAGTTGCCTATTGcaacaattagaaaataaaaaattcatgTAATATTAACAACTGTAACTACAATACAATCTGAAAATCCCCTGCCCATTCAAACATTACACAGCACAGCAGTCAGGACATGTTTTGGGAGATTTGAATGTGATGATCAGGACCTTTGACTCACCAAGTTAATCAGGGGACCTCCAGAATTTccaaactgcaaaacaaatcaGTCACATGTGACGTCAAGAAACATAATATGAGGCATTTCTGAGTCACAGTAAATCCTTTACACAAGCTTTTTTGTTTCCTGATCCATTTAACACTTTTGTTCCAAACATTTAGAAATATTAGTGCTTACGACAGACAGAGAACACATCTTCGTCTGACCGTCTGTCCCTCAGGCTAATGTGAAGTTAAGAAATGAAATCCTGCAGTTTGTGTCACTCTGGAGTCATTTGCAGTCAAAGCAACTCGTGTCCTCTCTGCACCACCATggtgattatatatatatatatatatatatatatatatatatatatatatatatatatatatatatatatagatatagatatagatagatagatagaagtACTCACATCAATGGTTGCATCTGTTTGGATGTAATCCATGTTGGAGTTGGACAGGCCTAGCTCCTTACTGCCTCTCTGTACAGAGCTGACGATTCCTGACGTGATTGTATTCCGTAAAGAAAACGGGCTTCCCATGGCGACCACAAACTCTCCTTGTCGAACATCAGACGACTGAGCAAGGGTGAGCGTGGGTAAAGGTTTCTACATGTCAGGGGAAaggaacagagagaaacagcagtTCAACAGTACATCCTCACTGCTCCAACGCCATTCATACTATCGAAAGAATAAAGCTTCCTATTCTATCTATGCCCTGTAGTGCTTGCTGCAATGAACCAATCCTGCAGGTGTCCTGCTATTATAAAGATGTTGGTTCAGCCTTTAGTTCTTCTATCACAGTACTGCTTTTTGGTGGGAAAAACAGAAGACTATTCATGAGTTTTGCTCCAGTGGTCTTTCTGTATGAATCACAGCCTTATTATTCTCATTAGGAAAACCAGGATCCCTGTATCAGGAAAAGATACAGTCATTCTTCACAGGTCATACAGGAGGTTTAATTGAGACTATTTAATGACGACACAAAAGAAGTTCAATGGTCTGATGTATGTGAGAATCTTGACCTTGagactgctttatatactgtacattaaaggGTGCTTGTTGTCTTCTAACAGATAAACATACCCTCTTGAGGAGACAAATAGCAAAACACCAAGATGCACGGCTGCACAATATCTTAAAATTCGTATTAGTCACAAAAATTAAGGTTTAAGGCTGTCTCATTAAAATGCCATAAAGGTGTTGCTAATTTTGATCACACTGTCGTCTCATTGGTG is drawn from Siniperca chuatsi isolate FFG_IHB_CAS linkage group LG15, ASM2008510v1, whole genome shotgun sequence and contains these coding sequences:
- the hif1aa gene encoding hypoxia inducible factor 1 subunit alpha a gives rise to the protein MDTGIVPEKKRVSSERRKEKSRDAARCRRGKESEVFYELAQELPLPHSISSSLDKASIMRLTISYLRMRKLLSTDEPMAEEETELDVQLNSSYLKALEGFLMVLSEDGDMIYLSENVNKCLGLAQFDLTGHSVFDFIHPCDQEELREMLVHRTGSKKAKEPNTERSFFLRMKCTLTSRGRTVNVKSATWKVLHCSGHVRVYDSHTEQTPNGQKEPPVPYLVLICDPIQHPSNIEVPLDTKTFLSRHTMDMKFTYCDERITELMGYDPEDLLNRSVYEYYHALDSDHLTKTHHNLFAKGQVSTGQYRMLAKRGGFVWVETQATVIYNNKNSQPQCVVCVNFVLSGIQEEKVILSLEQTEDVKPVKEEQQEEQKAVVESSQPDMSPTPLKEEEGVEEEEEKGPEVDVIKLFTQAVEAQPLASLYDQLKEEPEALTLLAPAAGDTIISLDFSCPDSEIQLLKDVPLYNDVMLPSTSDKLALPLSPLPPSEPLHVTITTSENTKAGSYVPAPSTTPTSSSEADSPLDFCFPMDSDMSSDFKLDLVEKLFAIDTEPKTPFTTQAMEDLDLEMLAPYIPMDDDFQLRGLTPEEPLSCGPVKSLQSSPVHITQDIHSYPSSPFSSPGSRTASPVPPEPVNALHLATIIAKRTPQLDKEVSLRTLAAQNTQRKRKLGDIKELFGQGTLPQEQLEQGKKLKASESGTTRTILLLPSDLASRLLGSTSEGTSSLFTLPQLTRDDCEVNAPLQGRQCLLQGEELLRALDHVN
- the LOC122861507 gene encoding serine protease HTRA2, mitochondrial-like isoform X2, whose amino-acid sequence is MQHGSNSSQGAEGNTSLDRGPPVEWDRKSGRDNSSSPLLKPVSVGLGLCGAALLDSQRDEKAKDRRVSISGRFVQLILPSAQCASPFKPDSPRYKYNFIADVVEKSTPAVVYIEIVSRHPFSGREVPVSNGSGFIISSDGLIVTNAHVVANKRGVRVKLTNGDMYNATVQDVDPVADIATIKITARKPLPTLTLAQSSDVRQGEFVVAMGSPFSLRNTITSGIVSSVQRGSKELGLSNSNMDYIQTDATIDFGNSGGPLINLDGEVIGINTMKVTAGISFAIPSDRLRLFLDQAAKKKNSWFGESETKRRYIGVMMLTLTPSIIAELKLRDPSFPDVTHGILIHRVIMGSPANKAGMLPGDIVVEINGVKVNTSEEIYQAVRSSDKINMVVQRGHEVLRLQMTPEFTE
- the LOC122861507 gene encoding serine protease HTRA2, mitochondrial-like isoform X1, whose amino-acid sequence is MAAIPLSRCFLSALRRHTGCQSRALFSLSERTVNRVSSVVICNHRGAEGNTSLDRGPPVEWDRKSGRDNSSSPLLKPVSVGLGLCGAALLDSQRDEKAKDRRVSISGRFVQLILPSAQCASPFKPDSPRYKYNFIADVVEKSTPAVVYIEIVSRHPFSGREVPVSNGSGFIISSDGLIVTNAHVVANKRGVRVKLTNGDMYNATVQDVDPVADIATIKITARKPLPTLTLAQSSDVRQGEFVVAMGSPFSLRNTITSGIVSSVQRGSKELGLSNSNMDYIQTDATIDFGNSGGPLINLDGEVIGINTMKVTAGISFAIPSDRLRLFLDQAAKKKNSWFGESETKRRYIGVMMLTLTPSIIAELKLRDPSFPDVTHGILIHRVIMGSPANKAGMLPGDIVVEINGVKVNTSEEIYQAVRSSDKINMVVQRGHEVLRLQMTPEFTE